TGCCCGAGAACCGCCGCATATTGCGCCGCTCCCTCGAGCGCACGGTGCAGGAGGAGCTTCCGGACGGGATCGTATCCGACAACGATTACGACGACAGTCCGTCGCCGCAGTGGCGCATCATCCGGGACGGCCGCGAGTCGCTAGTGGACAGGGATTCGGTGCGGACGCAGACATCGCTCTACAGTCTGGCCGCGCAGTATCTGCCGCAAACCTCACCGCCGGGTCTCTCGTCGTTCCAGCGGCTGGTCGTCATACGGTTCATCGATGGCAGCTACAAGCTCGATCGCGACCGGACGAATGCGGACCGCGAAGAGGCACGGCGGCAGGTATCGACCGTGAAGAGCGAGGTGCTCGCGGGCGAGCGGGTGGTCGCTGCGCACGAACAGGTCCGGGAACGGGAGCTGGAACGGCTGGACGCCTATCGCAGGCACATGCAGGCGACCGGGGGGCTCGGCGAGGGGGTGCCGCGCTATGCGCAGCAGGTCGGCAAGTCGCTGCTGAACCTAATGGTGCTCGCGATCTTCGGGTTCCTCCTCTATTTCTACCGCCCGGGGGTCTACGGAAACGCTCGACACATCCTCGTCATCGCGATACTGGTCGCGATCCTCGCGGGCGCCGCGGCGGTCATAAACAACACGGACTCGCCAGCGGAGCTGGTGCCGATCGCATTCCCGGTTCTCGTGGTCGCCGTCCTCTGGGACGGCCGCATGGCGCTCAACCTCGCCCTCGTGCTGGCGGCCCTCCTGTCCATCCAGGAGCCGTTCATGAACATGAGCGAGCGCATGGTCATGATCATCGGCGGCAGTGCCGCTGCGCTGAGTGTGCGCGTGGTGCGGCGGCGCTCGCAAGGTCTCATTCTCGGTACCGTCGTAGCCGTGGCGTATGCGCTCACGTGCATAGGACTCGAGCTGCTGCGGACTGGCCTGGAAGACGGCGAGCTCATGAAGTGCATCATGTGGGGCGCCGCGAACGGTGTGGCGAGTGCACTCATTGCGATGGGCTTCCTGCCGCTCTTCGAGGCGTTCACGAAGATCACGACCGACCAGACACTGCTGGAGCTGGCCGACCTCAACCGGCCGCTGCTGAAGCGGTTGTCACTCGAGGCGCCCGGCACGTATGCCCATTCGATCAATGTCGCCAACCTGGCCGAAGCCGCTGCGCGCGAGATCGACGCGAACGCGCTCCTCGTTCGTGTGGGAGCCTACTATCACGACGTCGGCAAGATGGTCACGCCGCAGTACTTCATCGAGAACCAGGCG
This genomic window from Longimicrobiales bacterium contains:
- a CDS encoding HDIG domain-containing protein is translated as MAPQRLSDFLRALSAPPEHVWPDGVIHHGFRGALLLGLVLLLHTLFPMAPAPDFPQFERGQVPHEDVIALEDFAIPKSDAELAQERDEAAAAVAPVFRYDPAAVDTMLSRVRQFMNHVDSAAALGSTVTERREHMRRLLSDYGFIPVNPEAVDLLIVPENRRILRRSLERTVQEELPDGIVSDNDYDDSPSPQWRIIRDGRESLVDRDSVRTQTSLYSLAAQYLPQTSPPGLSSFQRLVVIRFIDGSYKLDRDRTNADREEARRQVSTVKSEVLAGERVVAAHEQVRERELERLDAYRRHMQATGGLGEGVPRYAQQVGKSLLNLMVLAIFGFLLYFYRPGVYGNARHILVIAILVAILAGAAAVINNTDSPAELVPIAFPVLVVAVLWDGRMALNLALVLAALLSIQEPFMNMSERMVMIIGGSAAALSVRVVRRRSQGLILGTVVAVAYALTCIGLELLRTGLEDGELMKCIMWGAANGVASALIAMGFLPLFEAFTKITTDQTLLELADLNRPLLKRLSLEAPGTYAHSINVANLAEAAAREIDANALLVRVGAYYHDVGKMVTPQYFIENQARGRNPHEQIDPRKSAQIVRGHVLEGMKLAEQAKVPESVRRFIPEHHGTQSIGFFYDQARQANPEADLRESDFTYLGPRPQIKETAILMLADSVESAMKVLQEPTTERIRALVDRIVDAKISQGQLEDAPLTLREVSRIKEQFTSVLSGMYHHRIDYPATREVTSTPEPSPSGGPGD